A window of Leptospira hartskeerlii contains these coding sequences:
- a CDS encoding GGDEF domain-containing response regulator — translation MFGPTKEKSESSAAIGESDKILILDDAPENCLLVERILKKAGYGDVISTQSPETALEWLGLQGNPENKKDVSLLLLDILLPGGMNGLDILRTLSSKEEFSDLPVIIITAIHDTQTLESAFELGAIDYVTKPFDAHELRARVRSTLRLRHEMLQRKQRERDLEEITDKLSEAYQTLLRVSRTDGLSGIWNRRFFDEILEVEWKRACRSEKPISLLLLDIDFFKKYNDTYGHQAGDECIRQVAGVLKNTARRAGDFPARYGGEEFAVILPETDSDKATLVAENIRNRVQELKIPHEGSQTSEFVSVSIGISTRMSGRDKESKKFLEEADKALYKSKEAGRNRSTVYKD, via the coding sequence ATGTTCGGACCCACGAAAGAAAAAAGCGAATCATCCGCGGCGATTGGCGAATCGGACAAAATCCTCATTCTGGACGATGCACCTGAAAACTGCCTGCTTGTAGAAAGGATCCTAAAAAAAGCAGGATATGGGGACGTTATTTCCACTCAATCCCCTGAGACAGCCTTGGAATGGTTAGGTCTCCAAGGAAACCCTGAAAACAAAAAAGATGTTTCACTTTTACTTTTAGACATTCTTCTTCCCGGAGGAATGAACGGTTTGGACATTCTTCGCACCTTAAGTTCTAAGGAAGAATTTTCCGACCTACCTGTCATTATCATCACTGCAATCCATGATACCCAAACTCTTGAATCGGCATTTGAATTGGGCGCGATCGATTACGTTACTAAACCGTTTGACGCTCACGAACTAAGAGCAAGAGTCCGATCTACTTTAAGACTTCGTCATGAGATGCTCCAAAGGAAACAAAGAGAAAGAGACCTCGAAGAGATCACAGACAAACTTTCGGAAGCGTATCAAACATTACTCAGAGTCTCTAGGACGGATGGTCTTTCCGGAATTTGGAACCGAAGGTTTTTTGACGAGATCTTGGAAGTAGAGTGGAAGAGAGCATGTCGTTCCGAAAAACCGATCTCACTACTTTTGTTGGATATAGATTTTTTCAAAAAGTACAATGATACGTACGGCCACCAAGCGGGAGACGAATGTATCCGCCAGGTCGCAGGAGTTCTGAAAAATACTGCAAGAAGAGCAGGAGACTTTCCTGCGCGTTACGGTGGAGAAGAGTTCGCAGTGATCCTTCCTGAAACAGATTCAGACAAGGCGACTCTCGTTGCTGAGAATATCAGGAACCGTGTCCAAGAACTAAAGATCCCTCATGAAGGTTCTCAAACTTCAGAATTTGTTTCCGTTAGTATAGGGATTAGCACTCGTATGTCCGGAAGAGACAAAGAGAGTAAAAAGTTTTTGGAAGAAGCGGACAAGGCTCTCTATAAATCCAAAGAAGCCGGAAGAAATAGAAGCACCGTATATAAAGATTAA
- a CDS encoding four-helix bundle copper-binding protein produces the protein MEQKISRKQILGLGATTMALLASSSVLGHDHGDKKASKKKKSDKISVPGSAIEASSACILKGRICISMCVNMLAEGDKEMADCLRSVEETVALCDAFVVLSSLGSASTKKLASICLESCERCAAQCDKHADHHEECKSCGEACKACISEFKKLLAA, from the coding sequence TTGGAACAGAAAATATCTAGAAAACAAATCCTAGGGCTAGGCGCGACTACCATGGCTCTACTCGCAAGTTCTTCCGTTTTAGGACATGATCACGGGGATAAAAAGGCTTCCAAAAAGAAGAAGTCAGATAAAATTTCCGTGCCAGGCTCAGCGATCGAAGCCTCCTCTGCTTGTATTTTAAAAGGTAGAATCTGCATCAGTATGTGCGTGAATATGCTAGCAGAAGGTGATAAGGAAATGGCGGATTGCCTTAGATCTGTCGAAGAGACTGTGGCGCTATGCGATGCATTCGTTGTATTGTCTTCTTTGGGTTCGGCTTCGACCAAAAAATTAGCTTCTATCTGCTTAGAGTCCTGCGAAAGATGTGCCGCTCAATGTGATAAACACGCGGACCATCACGAAGAATGTAAGTCATGTGGCGAAGCTTGCAAAGCTTGCATTTCCGAATTCAAAAAATTACTGGCTGCTTAA
- a CDS encoding histidine kinase dimerization/phosphoacceptor domain -containing protein, with protein sequence MNPRVVSVRVKQILVVEDNEDDYRLFEIFLKEADPSGVSLKHSPTVADALEKLKDQGGGIDCILLDLTLPDSFGLDGFEMIKKAFPKIPIVICSGTQDETVAMEALQSGGQDYLIKGKFDSYLLFRSILYAIERQDMLSKLEEQAFLIKENEKRYRLIFEHNPHPIVLYNYESESVLDLNHETERIYGYDREELLRMKFSDLFIGVSSGERRQYIALHTGKNIPETHVHRSKDGTPLLMEITSYRFQLEGKEVVLAILVDMTKWKLSEDNLIQSLRDKEALLQEIHHRVKNNLQIMASLLNLQANYAKNKEVTRELRDTESRIYSMSLVHNELYNSKNLAEIGLNSYVDKLLDNLWNVYGIGAEIGRVVDVGNLSLAVEKALPIGMMINEIATNSIKYAYSEKKKGQFYIKAKSGDGIFFLEVGDDGKGIPDYPQIEAKETLGLQLIRILSKQLKAKLDINTSAPGTRFQIEFAY encoded by the coding sequence ATGAATCCACGAGTAGTGTCCGTGCGAGTGAAACAAATTTTAGTAGTAGAGGACAACGAGGACGATTATCGTTTGTTCGAAATATTTTTGAAAGAGGCGGATCCTTCCGGGGTAAGTTTGAAACATTCTCCTACTGTGGCGGATGCTTTGGAAAAACTGAAAGATCAAGGAGGGGGGATAGATTGTATTCTTCTGGACTTAACACTGCCTGATAGTTTCGGTCTGGATGGATTCGAGATGATCAAGAAGGCATTTCCTAAAATACCGATCGTGATCTGTTCCGGGACTCAGGATGAGACTGTTGCAATGGAAGCATTACAATCAGGAGGTCAGGATTATCTAATCAAAGGTAAATTCGATTCGTATCTCCTTTTTAGATCTATTCTTTATGCGATTGAAAGACAAGACATGTTATCCAAGCTGGAAGAGCAGGCATTTCTTATCAAAGAGAACGAAAAAAGATATAGGCTTATCTTCGAGCATAATCCTCATCCGATCGTTTTATACAATTATGAATCTGAAAGTGTTTTGGATCTGAACCATGAAACGGAACGGATTTACGGTTACGATAGAGAAGAACTTCTTCGCATGAAATTTTCGGATCTGTTTATCGGTGTTTCTTCCGGAGAACGTAGACAATATATAGCTCTGCATACTGGTAAAAATATTCCGGAGACACATGTGCATAGATCCAAGGACGGAACTCCACTTCTAATGGAAATCACTTCTTATAGATTTCAACTGGAAGGAAAAGAAGTGGTTCTTGCGATCTTGGTGGATATGACTAAATGGAAATTGTCGGAAGATAATCTAATCCAATCATTAAGAGATAAGGAAGCGCTTCTGCAGGAGATTCATCATAGAGTAAAAAACAATCTGCAGATTATGGCGAGTCTCTTGAACCTGCAGGCCAATTATGCAAAAAACAAAGAAGTGACTCGAGAGTTAAGAGATACAGAGAGTAGGATCTACTCCATGTCCCTTGTGCATAACGAACTTTATAATTCCAAAAATCTGGCTGAGATCGGTTTAAATTCTTATGTGGATAAGTTATTAGATAATCTTTGGAACGTGTATGGGATAGGTGCAGAGATTGGAAGAGTGGTCGATGTAGGAAATCTAAGTTTGGCTGTGGAGAAGGCTCTCCCTATCGGGATGATGATCAATGAGATCGCCACAAACTCTATTAAGTATGCTTATTCGGAAAAGAAGAAGGGACAGTTCTATATAAAAGCAAAGTCCGGAGATGGGATATTCTTTTTGGAAGTCGGGGACGATGGAAAGGGGATCCCGGATTATCCTCAGATCGAAGCCAAAGAAACCTTAGGTTTACAACTGATCCGGATCTTATCCAAACAGTTAAAGGCAAAATTGGACATCAATACTTCAGCTCCAGGAACCCGATTCCAAATTGAGTTCGCGTATTAA
- a CDS encoding response regulator yields MDASSKQYFDILLVEDNPADVRLTIEALNDLKSDKRLFVAKDGEEAMDFVKGEGEFIGARRPDLILLDLNLPKKNGLEVLEELKSDPEYKRIPVVVLTTSGSERDIIATFNLHANSYIQKPVEYENFLEAMDTLRIYWFKTSRLPPR; encoded by the coding sequence ATGGATGCTTCTTCTAAACAATATTTCGATATTCTTCTTGTGGAAGACAATCCTGCGGATGTTCGGCTCACTATAGAGGCATTGAATGATCTTAAATCCGACAAAAGACTTTTCGTGGCAAAAGACGGAGAAGAGGCGATGGACTTTGTAAAGGGAGAGGGTGAATTCATTGGAGCAAGGCGGCCTGATCTAATACTGTTAGACCTAAATCTTCCTAAAAAGAACGGATTAGAAGTTTTGGAAGAACTCAAATCGGATCCCGAATACAAACGGATCCCGGTTGTGGTATTGACTACTTCCGGATCTGAAAGGGATATTATAGCCACTTTCAATTTACACGCGAACTCATATATACAGAAGCCGGTGGAATACGAAAATTTTTTAGAAGCGATGGATACTTTACGTATCTATTGGTTCAAAACTTCAAGGTTGCCTCCAAGATGA
- a CDS encoding PAS domain S-box protein, with translation MGSPSPIFSDSSSGNSESLLNYILSNSPIVLFSADETGLMNFASGKALDMLGLDSSAFIGTNFVEHQWNAELREEDGTVRSLEQTDALKLVLSGKEISAETVFLGRHFAIRISPAMGEDGKIVGLVGVSLDISDRKEYEDRIRKNEEKYRNLFRNNPQIMFVFERSSLAISAVNQAAVEAYGYSEKEFIGKSAEELRLPEDREFMKEKIKGLKVGSNFFQEMRHLKKDGSIVYLDIVSSPIQFQDTESVLVSAMDVSERVKLSRENRFNMEVISQVNDAIIALDGDMNITYYNASAARMYEVNEVECLGKHYTSLFQEDWISDENYKEAMEDWNTLGSSKRELIHTLKSGKKITIESNFKKINAEGYLVPGLIMVNRDISEKIEARKSLEEALQGLAKTNRELEQFAYIASHDLQEPLRTIASYLQLLERKFSEEIKPEMREFIQVSVEAAKRQQGLIESLLSYSRVGSDFVKKSKGDSNQILAEVKKDLSSVIQETKANLVFEGPFPEVYVDEDQIRRLFSNLISNGIKFRSPNRSPEIHIKVKQVPGANVFSVSDNGIGMDPKYFDRIFIIFQKLHNRTEYPGTGIGLSICKKIVENHGGKIWVQSFVGKGSEFFFSLPEV, from the coding sequence ATGGGTTCTCCTTCTCCTATTTTTTCAGATTCAAGCTCGGGAAATTCCGAATCCTTACTAAATTATATCCTCTCCAATTCTCCCATCGTACTATTTTCTGCCGACGAAACGGGGCTTATGAATTTTGCTTCGGGCAAAGCGTTAGACATGCTTGGCCTGGACTCAAGTGCATTCATAGGAACTAACTTTGTAGAACATCAATGGAACGCTGAACTTAGAGAAGAGGATGGAACCGTCCGTAGTCTGGAACAAACAGATGCATTAAAGCTTGTACTTTCAGGAAAAGAGATCAGTGCAGAAACGGTTTTTTTAGGAAGGCATTTTGCAATCAGGATCTCTCCTGCAATGGGAGAGGATGGAAAGATCGTAGGACTTGTAGGTGTTTCCTTAGACATAAGCGATCGTAAAGAATACGAGGATAGGATCCGTAAGAATGAGGAAAAGTATCGGAACTTATTCCGGAATAACCCTCAGATCATGTTCGTCTTTGAAAGATCTTCTCTTGCGATATCTGCTGTGAACCAAGCTGCGGTAGAAGCTTACGGATATTCCGAAAAGGAATTTATAGGGAAAAGCGCAGAAGAGCTCAGACTTCCTGAAGATAGAGAATTTATGAAGGAAAAGATCAAGGGCCTCAAGGTGGGGTCAAATTTTTTCCAAGAAATGAGACATTTGAAAAAGGACGGGAGTATCGTTTATTTGGATATAGTTTCTTCGCCCATTCAATTCCAAGACACGGAGTCCGTACTTGTTTCCGCAATGGACGTTTCCGAACGGGTAAAATTGAGTAGAGAAAATCGTTTTAATATGGAAGTCATTTCTCAGGTCAACGACGCGATAATCGCTTTGGACGGAGACATGAACATTACGTATTACAACGCCTCTGCAGCTAGAATGTACGAGGTGAATGAAGTAGAATGTTTAGGAAAACATTATACTTCTCTTTTCCAAGAGGATTGGATCTCAGATGAGAATTATAAGGAGGCTATGGAGGATTGGAATACTTTAGGCTCGTCCAAAAGGGAATTGATCCACACTTTAAAATCCGGCAAAAAGATCACAATCGAAAGTAATTTCAAAAAAATTAATGCAGAAGGTTATCTTGTACCAGGACTCATAATGGTCAATCGGGACATCTCCGAAAAAATAGAGGCAAGAAAATCCCTGGAAGAAGCTCTGCAAGGTTTAGCAAAAACGAATCGAGAATTGGAACAATTCGCCTATATCGCATCCCACGACCTACAAGAACCTCTTAGAACGATCGCAAGTTATCTGCAATTATTAGAGAGAAAATTTTCGGAAGAGATTAAACCCGAGATGAGGGAATTTATCCAAGTATCTGTGGAAGCGGCTAAAAGGCAGCAGGGACTGATCGAAAGCCTCTTAAGTTATTCCAGAGTGGGTTCCGATTTCGTTAAAAAGTCCAAAGGAGATTCGAACCAGATCCTGGCTGAAGTCAAAAAAGACCTTTCTTCCGTAATACAGGAAACCAAGGCGAATCTAGTTTTTGAAGGGCCTTTTCCGGAAGTGTATGTGGACGAGGATCAAATAAGACGTTTATTCAGTAATCTAATCTCAAACGGGATTAAATTTCGTTCTCCAAACAGAAGTCCGGAGATCCATATAAAAGTAAAACAAGTTCCTGGAGCGAATGTATTTTCAGTCTCCGATAACGGAATAGGAATGGATCCTAAATATTTTGATCGTATTTTTATAATATTCCAAAAATTGCATAATAGGACCGAATATCCCGGAACCGGGATAGGATTGTCTATCTGCAAAAAGATCGTGGAAAATCATGGGGGAAAAATTTGGGTCCAGTCTTTCGTTGGAAAAGGGTCCGAGTTCTTTTTCTCTTTGCCTGAGGTTTGA
- a CDS encoding peptidylprolyl isomerase, protein MATAKFTTNQGTFSVLLEDEKAPITAGNFIQLAQKGFYNGLIFHRIIANFMIQGGCPQGTGTGGPGYKIQDEFHPELKNKKFTISMANAGPNTGGSQFFINVRDNLYLDNRHAVFGHVSEGEDIVQNISETPTAPGDRPLQPVVIEKIEII, encoded by the coding sequence ATGGCGACTGCTAAGTTTACCACCAACCAAGGTACCTTCTCCGTTTTATTAGAAGATGAGAAGGCTCCGATCACTGCCGGGAATTTCATCCAACTGGCCCAAAAAGGCTTTTATAATGGCCTAATCTTTCACAGAATCATTGCAAATTTTATGATCCAAGGTGGTTGCCCACAAGGAACCGGGACTGGTGGACCAGGGTATAAGATCCAAGACGAATTTCATCCGGAACTTAAAAATAAGAAATTTACTATCTCTATGGCGAATGCCGGACCGAACACTGGTGGCTCTCAGTTTTTTATCAATGTTAGAGACAACCTGTATCTAGATAATCGTCATGCGGTTTTTGGACATGTAAGTGAGGGAGAAGATATCGTCCAAAATATCTCCGAAACTCCTACGGCTCCAGGGGATCGCCCTCTCCAGCCAGTGGTAATCGAGAAGATAGAAATTATTTAA
- a CDS encoding adenylate/guanylate cyclase domain-containing protein, which translates to MPSSTKYIPFGPNGAVAFWSRAKDKVQNQDELRAWADLGIKTVVCVFSEKGSSLVTDLEEVLHAGEWKLFALEIPPGPETNESVFYSAWKLISAAAKSNILFLIPEELEERWEVILSKMVISSYPHIATGELGAWFPSLQGQAEIEFLGEFKTYASRKKAPKEIPDSTRGEFSLFLKELPLAVSGIELGVFKNGHKDPNGKKKVPQFQEAESFRTLESKPVISFDTVFSGEKQESETSAPIAQEPKAPVASEKKNIPKKETTPNPAADVGDLATTAKFPLQLKLMAVISLLLTVTVSTVILYASSEFKKNYEVRVLETNFSLVNILGIKVKSDLKDIRDKGKTLTEKLLDPKGPGAYADLFFRNEPDFLLAGIYSAEGDKLKKRTVLYNDSYLEGISSNRDELDAAVSQKETSFLKTVQSGGRIDNLTPNFKEPTFSISVYDSQSKSILLYIIRAERLLSVFQKQDINVPFLINGDGDLIAHHDLQLLASQTNWADLPIFETMLSSVREDSQQTRYEDSTKTRYYGSYQKLGFGGSGVIVAVPEEKVFEMVYRIQTKNLLIMAIALCIALIIVFFLARTITIPVLKLLTATVEIAKGNFRIGIKSTTKDEIGVLTDYFVSMGKGLEEREKVKDALGRFVNKEIAEMVLNKELTLGGERKMCAIFFSDIRSFTAISEKLQPEEVVEFLNEYMTEMVRCVNDTHGIVDKFIGDAIMATWGAVRTSEQDAENAVNGALLMRAALIKFNEGRGGDKKPVIRIGCGLNFGPVIAGQIGSEERLEYTVIGDAVNLASRVEALNKPFGTDILITQDLLNHVKDIFAVEKMQSIKVKGKEEPQTIYAVLGRKDDMDRPRDLNDLRRRLGIEYESKKKAKTGDEEEELKYEILE; encoded by the coding sequence ATGCCATCATCTACAAAATATATTCCCTTCGGACCAAACGGTGCAGTCGCCTTCTGGAGTCGCGCAAAGGATAAGGTCCAAAACCAGGACGAGCTAAGGGCCTGGGCGGATCTAGGGATCAAAACTGTAGTCTGCGTATTCTCAGAAAAAGGTTCTTCTTTAGTAACCGACTTAGAAGAAGTTTTACATGCGGGAGAATGGAAACTATTCGCATTAGAAATTCCTCCTGGACCCGAGACGAACGAATCCGTATTCTACTCCGCTTGGAAATTAATTTCAGCAGCAGCAAAATCTAATATTCTATTTTTAATTCCGGAAGAATTGGAAGAAAGATGGGAAGTAATACTTTCCAAAATGGTAATTTCTTCTTACCCACATATCGCCACAGGTGAGTTAGGTGCTTGGTTCCCTTCCCTCCAAGGACAAGCCGAGATTGAATTCTTAGGAGAATTTAAGACATACGCTTCTCGCAAAAAAGCTCCGAAAGAAATCCCAGATTCAACGAGAGGGGAATTTTCACTTTTTCTAAAGGAACTTCCTTTGGCAGTTTCCGGAATTGAACTAGGAGTTTTCAAAAACGGTCATAAAGATCCTAACGGAAAGAAGAAGGTCCCGCAATTCCAAGAGGCAGAGAGTTTCCGCACCTTGGAAAGTAAACCGGTCATCTCTTTTGACACTGTCTTCTCCGGAGAAAAACAAGAATCCGAAACTTCTGCACCTATTGCACAAGAACCTAAAGCTCCAGTAGCATCAGAAAAGAAGAATATTCCAAAAAAAGAAACTACTCCAAATCCTGCTGCTGATGTTGGGGATTTAGCGACCACAGCAAAATTCCCTCTTCAATTAAAACTGATGGCTGTGATCTCTCTTCTGCTCACCGTTACTGTTTCCACTGTCATTTTATACGCGTCCAGCGAGTTCAAAAAGAATTACGAAGTAAGAGTATTAGAAACTAACTTCTCTTTGGTGAATATTTTAGGGATTAAAGTAAAATCGGACCTAAAAGACATTCGTGACAAAGGTAAAACTCTAACGGAAAAACTTTTGGACCCGAAAGGTCCAGGTGCTTACGCGGATCTATTCTTTAGGAATGAACCTGATTTTCTTTTAGCAGGAATTTACTCTGCAGAAGGAGATAAACTCAAAAAAAGAACTGTCCTCTACAACGATTCTTACTTGGAAGGAATTTCCTCCAATAGAGATGAATTGGACGCAGCAGTTTCTCAAAAAGAAACTTCATTTCTCAAAACGGTTCAGTCCGGTGGAAGAATAGACAACCTCACTCCTAATTTTAAAGAACCTACTTTTTCTATTTCCGTTTACGATTCTCAGAGTAAATCTATTTTACTTTATATTATCCGAGCAGAAAGACTTCTATCCGTATTCCAAAAACAAGATATTAACGTTCCATTCTTGATCAACGGAGATGGAGATCTGATCGCTCATCATGATCTTCAGCTTCTGGCATCCCAAACGAATTGGGCGGACCTACCAATTTTTGAAACGATGCTTTCTTCCGTAAGAGAGGATAGCCAACAAACCAGGTATGAAGATTCTACTAAGACCAGATATTACGGTTCTTACCAAAAATTAGGTTTTGGCGGATCCGGAGTGATTGTCGCAGTTCCGGAAGAAAAAGTTTTTGAGATGGTGTATCGTATCCAGACCAAAAACCTTCTCATCATGGCGATCGCACTTTGTATCGCACTTATCATCGTATTCTTCTTAGCAAGAACCATCACCATTCCGGTATTAAAACTTCTGACCGCAACAGTAGAGATCGCGAAAGGAAATTTCAGAATTGGGATCAAGTCCACTACAAAGGACGAGATCGGCGTTTTGACTGATTATTTCGTGAGTATGGGTAAAGGTTTAGAAGAAAGAGAGAAAGTAAAAGACGCACTTGGCCGTTTCGTAAACAAAGAGATTGCCGAAATGGTGCTAAACAAGGAGCTAACTCTTGGCGGAGAAAGAAAGATGTGCGCAATCTTCTTCTCAGACATTCGCTCCTTCACTGCTATATCAGAAAAACTGCAACCGGAAGAAGTGGTAGAATTCTTAAACGAGTACATGACGGAGATGGTTCGTTGCGTGAACGATACTCATGGTATCGTGGATAAATTTATCGGAGACGCGATCATGGCGACTTGGGGAGCGGTCCGCACCTCGGAACAAGACGCGGAAAACGCAGTGAACGGCGCACTCTTAATGAGAGCCGCTTTAATTAAGTTCAACGAAGGAAGAGGCGGAGATAAAAAGCCGGTTATCCGTATCGGTTGCGGTCTGAATTTCGGACCGGTGATCGCAGGTCAGATCGGTTCCGAAGAAAGATTGGAATATACAGTGATCGGGGACGCAGTGAACCTCGCCTCTCGAGTGGAAGCGTTGAACAAACCTTTCGGCACGGATATTCTGATCACACAAGATCTACTCAATCATGTAAAAGATATTTTTGCGGTCGAAAAAATGCAATCTATCAAGGTGAAGGGAAAAGAAGAACCCCAAACCATTTACGCGGTTCTCGGAAGAAAAGACGATATGGATCGTCCGAGAGACCTAAACGATTTGAGAAGAAGACTCGGAATAGAATACGAATCCAAGAAAAAAGCAAAAACAGGAGATGAGGAAGAGGAATTAAAGTATGAAATACTTGAATGA
- a CDS encoding FecR domain-containing protein: MKYLNDGRVVVTALVLLLFFFSGLLYLYANAGPKTGTNKVVGQLKTKQLKILRKLDSEVIWEELDESDPIRYRDTIRTEEGSEAVLLFTDGENSAEIRMDERSMILVEDTDKISFVSGSLSATGGGSGNLQISSGDTKISLGNSDLKISKDENKGLNLEVKQGEAKVVSSSGENTVGKNQSADLKDGKVEVHTLNLETVSPPDKTYFPLAGETLPVRFEWKNSPSVKTFRLEVAKDSGFRTGLKKLNAGGTNTSIALPNGSYYWRLAGKNPQSGKEEFSSSKNFRILSWNKPRLVSPTNKEIFSYTETAPPVRFQWNTFDSQTKYKLEVSSDANFKQIAYTGDSSAGFLKWEPKAEGQFFARVKMNSDKQGFNELSSDPISFVLRKSEQAEPPKLLKPLQGEEIGIRIFKAGSFFSWSSNKEFKSYSLDIAVDSDFKNILFSKSTNSNFMKPDLDWKEGAYFWRIKASSNSEEVISSAVGKFILKPPGSIRLSFPKDGSELGHPVDGKLQFRWDRPDPSGTYKLEVSKDPNFASKIFETSVRSGQNSVPLAGPGDYYWKVSLLSPDGEVLSTSPSSGFKTSDSAPFVSPVYPRDRDKIDLDEKASLSFYWEIEGKSEAYILELLEADQKTLKTVFKKEIKGESYDYRELYRLREGKYQWRLSAKYRDSSGQVRTTLPLTRDFEVIMSATFKAPEILTPKEFYVE; this comes from the coding sequence ATGAAATACTTGAATGACGGCCGTGTAGTCGTCACCGCTTTAGTTCTACTCCTGTTCTTTTTTTCGGGGCTTTTATATTTATATGCCAACGCAGGCCCTAAAACAGGAACTAATAAAGTTGTAGGCCAACTTAAAACAAAACAACTTAAAATATTAAGAAAACTTGATTCAGAAGTAATCTGGGAAGAGTTGGACGAGTCTGACCCCATCAGATACAGGGATACAATTCGTACGGAAGAAGGTTCCGAAGCAGTATTACTTTTTACTGATGGAGAAAATTCCGCAGAGATCAGAATGGACGAGAGAAGTATGATCCTCGTGGAAGATACGGACAAGATCAGCTTCGTGTCAGGTTCCCTTTCCGCAACCGGTGGAGGATCAGGCAATTTACAGATCAGCTCGGGAGACACTAAGATCTCTCTCGGAAATTCAGATCTGAAAATTTCCAAAGACGAGAACAAAGGCCTAAACCTGGAAGTAAAACAGGGAGAAGCTAAAGTAGTTTCTTCTTCCGGCGAGAACACTGTAGGTAAAAATCAATCTGCGGATCTAAAAGACGGAAAAGTAGAAGTACATACATTAAATCTGGAAACTGTTTCTCCTCCAGACAAAACGTATTTTCCTTTAGCAGGAGAAACCCTTCCTGTTAGATTCGAATGGAAAAATTCCCCAAGCGTTAAAACATTCAGATTGGAAGTTGCCAAAGATTCTGGATTCAGAACAGGTTTAAAAAAATTGAATGCAGGTGGAACAAATACTTCCATCGCTCTTCCTAATGGTTCCTACTATTGGAGACTTGCGGGAAAAAATCCTCAGTCCGGAAAAGAAGAATTCAGTTCCTCTAAAAACTTTAGAATCCTTTCTTGGAATAAACCAAGACTAGTCTCCCCTACCAATAAGGAAATCTTCTCTTACACTGAAACTGCACCGCCCGTACGTTTCCAATGGAATACATTCGATTCTCAAACAAAGTATAAACTGGAAGTTTCTTCAGACGCAAACTTTAAACAAATCGCATATACAGGGGATTCCTCCGCAGGTTTCTTAAAATGGGAACCTAAAGCGGAAGGTCAATTTTTCGCTCGTGTCAAAATGAATTCCGACAAACAGGGATTTAACGAACTGAGTTCGGATCCGATTTCTTTCGTTTTACGCAAGTCGGAACAGGCAGAACCTCCTAAACTTCTGAAACCTTTGCAGGGAGAAGAGATCGGAATTCGTATCTTTAAGGCAGGATCCTTCTTCAGTTGGAGTTCCAACAAGGAATTCAAATCTTATTCCCTGGATATTGCTGTTGATTCCGATTTCAAAAATATTCTTTTCTCCAAATCGACTAACTCCAATTTTATGAAACCGGATTTAGATTGGAAAGAAGGCGCATACTTTTGGAGAATTAAAGCAAGTTCTAACTCTGAAGAGGTCATCTCCTCTGCGGTTGGTAAGTTTATATTAAAACCTCCGGGCTCTATCCGACTTTCCTTCCCTAAAGATGGATCCGAGTTAGGTCATCCAGTGGACGGCAAATTACAATTCAGATGGGACAGACCGGACCCGAGCGGAACTTATAAATTAGAAGTTTCTAAAGATCCTAATTTTGCTTCTAAAATATTCGAAACTTCTGTTCGTTCGGGACAGAATTCTGTCCCACTTGCAGGTCCTGGGGACTATTATTGGAAAGTTAGTCTTCTTTCTCCGGATGGGGAGGTTCTGAGCACCAGTCCTTCTTCAGGATTTAAGACCTCGGACTCCGCTCCATTTGTCTCTCCTGTATATCCAAGGGATAGAGATAAGATAGACCTGGATGAGAAAGCAAGTTTGTCATTTTATTGGGAAATTGAAGGCAAATCTGAGGCGTACATTTTGGAGCTTTTAGAAGCGGACCAAAAAACCCTAAAAACAGTATTTAAAAAGGAAATTAAGGGAGAATCCTACGACTATCGAGAGTTGTATAGGTTAAGAGAAGGAAAATACCAGTGGAGACTGAGCGCAAAATACAGGGACAGCTCCGGGCAAGTCCGCACCACCCTTCCTTTGACCAGGGATTTCGAAGTAATCATGTCCGCTACTTTCAAGGCACCGGAGATTTTGACTCCTAAGGAATTTTATGTTGAATAA